A stretch of the Luteimonas sp. JM171 genome encodes the following:
- a CDS encoding OsmC family protein, which yields MGISRKATARWQGDLKSGSGSISTPDSGLMQDTRYGFNTRFGSDMGTNPEELIAAAHAGCFTMALANELAQAGHPADSVDTRAEVDLSTDGGPTLSAIRLVTRAKVPGIDEVKFREIADGAKENCPVSRALSAVPITLEAELQN from the coding sequence ATGGGAATTTCGCGCAAGGCCACCGCCCGCTGGCAGGGCGACCTCAAGTCGGGCAGCGGTTCGATCAGCACCCCGGACAGCGGCCTGATGCAGGACACCCGCTACGGCTTCAACACCCGCTTTGGCAGCGACATGGGCACCAACCCGGAAGAGCTGATCGCCGCCGCGCACGCCGGCTGCTTCACCATGGCGCTGGCCAATGAGCTGGCCCAGGCCGGTCACCCTGCCGACTCGGTGGACACCCGCGCCGAGGTCGACCTCTCGACGGACGGTGGTCCGACGCTGAGCGCGATCCGCCTGGTGACCAGGGCGAAGGTGCCCGGGATCGACGAGGTGAAGTTCCGCGAGATCGCCGATGGGGCCAAGGAGAACTGTCCGGTGTCGCGCGCCCTGAGCGCGGTGCCGATCACCCTGGAGGCCGAGCTGCAGAACTGA
- the murL gene encoding UDP-N-acetyl-alpha-D-muramoyl-L-alanyl-L-glutamate epimerase — protein sequence MSAVPFQRDAVAAFRFVRCGFDAGTGVAELVYAFDDGPELVERVTLPGAPFELAGDRAAAAERALRLLHLIAGVSYYKAAAPHEIRIDDYAIDAPTAALLDDLYLHGLGEFAYRNGLDLRGRIRFPPDAADSAAAPAAGLRTHALVAIGGGKDSLVSIEALRDAGVAQTVAWVGGSRLIAACAGRTGLPTLNIGRQLAPELFEYNRLGAYNGHIPVTAINSAILAFAAIVLGVDQVVFSNERSASYGSLIEGTGEVNHQWSKGWAFEQAFGEHLQRHVAADLRYYSLLRPLSELAVARQFARSNHYDAHFSSCNRNFRLLGERPVNRWCGECPKCHFVFLALAPFMPKPRLVAIFGRNLLDDEAQVPGYDALMEFRDHKPFECVGEARESRAAMAVLAARPEWREDAVVKRFARVIAPQLEGAELAIAPLLVPVEEHRIPATLWERLRGRFDPGH from the coding sequence GTGAGCGCCGTGCCGTTCCAGCGGGACGCGGTGGCCGCGTTCCGGTTCGTCCGCTGCGGGTTCGATGCCGGTACCGGCGTCGCCGAGCTGGTGTACGCCTTCGACGACGGGCCCGAGCTGGTGGAGCGGGTCACCCTGCCGGGCGCGCCGTTCGAGCTGGCCGGTGACCGTGCCGCGGCTGCGGAGCGGGCCCTGCGGCTGCTTCACCTCATTGCGGGCGTCAGCTACTACAAGGCCGCCGCGCCGCATGAAATCCGCATCGACGACTACGCCATCGATGCGCCGACCGCCGCCCTGCTGGATGACCTTTACCTGCATGGGCTGGGCGAATTCGCCTACCGCAACGGGCTGGACCTGCGCGGGCGGATCCGCTTCCCGCCCGACGCTGCCGACAGCGCCGCCGCGCCCGCAGCCGGCCTGCGCACCCACGCCCTGGTGGCGATCGGCGGCGGCAAGGACTCGCTGGTCAGCATCGAGGCGCTGCGCGATGCCGGCGTGGCGCAGACGGTGGCCTGGGTCGGCGGCTCGCGGCTGATCGCCGCCTGCGCCGGGCGCACGGGCCTGCCCACGCTCAACATCGGCCGCCAGCTGGCGCCGGAGTTGTTCGAGTACAACCGCCTTGGCGCATACAACGGCCATATCCCGGTCACGGCGATCAATTCGGCAATCCTGGCGTTTGCCGCCATCGTGCTGGGCGTGGACCAGGTGGTGTTCTCCAATGAGCGCTCGGCCAGCTATGGCAGCCTGATCGAGGGCACCGGCGAGGTGAACCACCAGTGGTCCAAGGGCTGGGCGTTCGAGCAGGCCTTCGGCGAACACCTCCAGCGGCACGTCGCGGCGGACCTGCGCTATTACTCGCTCCTGCGGCCGCTGAGCGAGCTGGCGGTGGCGCGCCAGTTCGCGCGGTCGAACCATTACGACGCGCACTTCTCCAGCTGCAACCGCAACTTCCGGCTGCTGGGCGAGCGGCCGGTGAACCGCTGGTGCGGAGAGTGCCCGAAGTGCCACTTCGTGTTCCTGGCGCTGGCGCCGTTCATGCCCAAGCCGCGGCTGGTGGCGATCTTCGGCCGCAACCTGCTCGACGATGAAGCGCAGGTGCCCGGCTACGACGCACTGATGGAGTTCCGCGACCACAAGCCGTTCGAATGCGTCGGCGAGGCGCGTGAATCGCGCGCCGCGATGGCGGTGCTGGCGGCGCGCCCTGAGTGGCGCGAGGACGCGGTGGTGAAGCGGTTCGCCAGGGTGATCGCGCCGCAGCTGGAAGGCGCGGAGCTGGCGATCGCACCGCTCCTGGTGCCGGTGGAAGAACACCGGATCCCCGCAACCCTGTGGGAGCGCCTGCGTGGGCGATTCGATCCCGGCCATTGA
- a CDS encoding bifunctional aspartate kinase/diaminopimelate decarboxylase: MPLTSPPDSRWIVLKFGGSSVSSRERWDTIGQLARERAGLHGARVLVVVSALSGVTDALQAIADGSAEPGTGLAALERRHLEFAAGLGLDEAVLDDRLASLRALGDDARAASRTLDWQTEVLAQGELLSSTLGAAYLGAQGLDFGWLDAREWLDAMALPNQGEWTRRMAATCRREVDDAWRERFNAASDAPMLLTQGFIARHGEGGTALLGRSGSDTSAALFGALLKALRVEIWTDVPGMFSANPREVPDARLLQRLDYAEAQEITTTGARVLHPRALGPCRDAGVPLAILDTARPDLPGTVIDDGANGVPGVKAISRRGGIVLVSMETVGMWQQVGFLADVFDIFRDHGLSVDLIGSSETNVTVSLDPGENLVSTDVLEKLSADLSKCCRVKVIAPCASITLVGRGMRSLLHRLSEIWATFGQERVHLISQSSNDLNLTFVIDEADAEGLMASLHAQLIASGAMPVHEPGVFGPRWNELSGTARVRGPRWWEAGDQRARLLDLAVAGTPVYAYHLPTVRERARSLAAIGPVDRRFYAIKANPHPAILNAIAEEGFGLECVSLGELKHAFASVPGLSPERVLFTPSFAPISEYAAAFEMGVTVTLDNVEALQRWPDVFRGRRLWLRVDLGRGEGHHAKVRTGGAASKFGLPVARINEFLEAARALGIVIDGLHAHLGSGVDTPGHWRAVCDELGGIANRIGSIDTIDIGGGLPIPYRAEDEPFDLDAWSAGLAEVKAAYPGYQLAIEPGRYMVAESGVLLLTATQVVEKHGVRRVGGDAGMNALLRPALYEAWHDVANLSRLDDGDAIDFDVVGPICETGDVLAQKRPLPAATASGDVLLVADAGAYGFVMSNTYNLRELPRVEIVE; encoded by the coding sequence ATGCCACTCACATCACCGCCGGACTCCCGCTGGATCGTGCTCAAGTTCGGCGGCTCGAGCGTATCCAGCCGCGAGCGCTGGGACACCATCGGGCAGCTGGCGCGCGAGCGCGCGGGCCTGCACGGGGCACGGGTGCTGGTGGTGGTCTCGGCCCTGTCGGGCGTCACCGACGCGCTGCAGGCGATTGCCGACGGGAGCGCCGAGCCGGGCACCGGGCTGGCCGCGCTGGAGCGGCGGCACCTGGAATTCGCAGCCGGACTGGGCCTGGACGAAGCCGTCCTCGACGACCGGCTGGCTTCGCTGCGCGCGCTGGGCGATGACGCGCGCGCGGCCTCGCGCACGCTGGACTGGCAAACCGAAGTGCTGGCCCAGGGGGAGCTGCTTTCCTCCACCCTCGGCGCGGCCTATCTGGGCGCGCAGGGGCTGGACTTCGGCTGGCTGGATGCGCGCGAGTGGCTGGATGCGATGGCGCTGCCCAACCAGGGCGAGTGGACCCGGCGGATGGCGGCCACCTGCCGCCGCGAGGTCGATGACGCCTGGCGCGAACGCTTCAACGCTGCCTCCGACGCTCCCATGCTGCTGACCCAGGGCTTCATTGCCCGCCATGGCGAGGGCGGAACGGCGCTGCTTGGGCGCAGCGGCTCGGATACGTCCGCGGCGCTGTTCGGCGCGCTGCTCAAGGCGCTGCGGGTGGAAATCTGGACCGACGTGCCGGGCATGTTCAGCGCCAATCCGCGCGAAGTGCCGGACGCGCGCCTGCTGCAGCGCCTCGACTATGCTGAGGCCCAGGAGATCACCACCACCGGTGCGCGCGTGCTGCATCCGCGCGCGCTGGGGCCGTGCCGCGACGCCGGCGTGCCGCTGGCGATCCTGGATACCGCCCGCCCGGACCTGCCGGGCACCGTGATCGACGACGGCGCCAACGGCGTGCCCGGGGTCAAGGCGATCAGCCGCCGTGGCGGCATCGTGCTGGTGTCGATGGAAACCGTGGGCATGTGGCAGCAGGTGGGCTTCCTGGCCGACGTGTTCGACATCTTCCGCGACCACGGGCTGTCGGTGGACCTGATCGGCTCGTCGGAGACGAACGTCACCGTCTCGCTGGATCCGGGCGAGAACCTGGTCAGCACCGATGTCCTGGAAAAGCTGTCGGCCGACCTTTCGAAGTGCTGCCGGGTGAAGGTGATCGCGCCGTGCGCCTCGATCACCCTGGTCGGGCGCGGCATGCGCTCGCTGCTGCACCGGCTGTCCGAGATCTGGGCCACCTTCGGCCAGGAGCGGGTGCACCTGATCTCGCAGTCCTCCAACGACCTCAACCTGACCTTCGTCATCGACGAGGCGGATGCCGAAGGCCTGATGGCTTCGCTGCACGCGCAGCTGATCGCCAGCGGCGCCATGCCGGTGCACGAGCCGGGCGTGTTCGGCCCGCGCTGGAACGAGCTCTCCGGCACCGCCCGCGTGCGCGGGCCGCGCTGGTGGGAGGCCGGCGATCAGCGGGCCCGGCTGCTCGACCTGGCCGTCGCCGGTACCCCGGTGTACGCCTACCACCTGCCCACCGTGCGCGAGCGTGCGCGGTCGCTGGCCGCGATCGGGCCGGTCGACCGCCGCTTCTACGCGATCAAGGCCAATCCGCATCCGGCGATCCTCAACGCCATCGCGGAGGAAGGCTTCGGCCTGGAGTGCGTTTCGCTGGGCGAGTTGAAGCACGCCTTCGCGTCGGTGCCGGGCCTGTCGCCGGAGCGGGTGCTGTTCACCCCCAGCTTCGCGCCGATCAGCGAGTATGCTGCCGCCTTTGAAATGGGCGTCACCGTGACCCTGGACAACGTGGAAGCCCTGCAGCGCTGGCCGGACGTGTTCCGGGGCCGGCGCCTGTGGCTGCGGGTGGACCTGGGGCGCGGCGAAGGCCATCACGCCAAGGTCCGGACCGGCGGCGCGGCGTCCAAGTTCGGCCTGCCGGTCGCGCGCATCAACGAATTCCTGGAGGCCGCCCGCGCCCTGGGGATCGTGATCGACGGGCTGCATGCGCACCTGGGGAGCGGCGTCGATACGCCCGGCCACTGGCGCGCTGTGTGCGACGAGCTGGGCGGCATCGCCAACCGCATCGGCAGCATCGACACCATCGACATCGGCGGCGGGCTGCCGATCCCGTACCGGGCCGAGGACGAGCCGTTCGATCTGGACGCCTGGAGCGCGGGCCTGGCCGAGGTCAAGGCGGCCTACCCGGGTTACCAGCTGGCCATCGAGCCCGGACGCTACATGGTGGCCGAGTCCGGCGTGCTGCTGCTCACCGCCACCCAGGTGGTGGAGAAGCACGGCGTGCGCCGGGTGGGCGGCGACGCAGGCATGAACGCGCTGCTCCGCCCGGCGCTGTACGAGGCCTGGCACGACGTGGCCAACCTGAGCCGGCTTGATGACGGCGACGCCATTGATTTCGACGTGGTCGGTCCGATCTGCGAAACCGGCGACGTGCTGGCCCAGAAGCGCCCGCTGCCGGCTGCCACCGCGTCGGGCGACGTCCTGCTGGTGGCAGACGCCGGCGCCTACGGGTTCGTGATGTCCAACACCTACAACCTGCGCGAACTGCCGCGCGTGGAGATCGTCGAGTGA
- a CDS encoding amidohydrolase yields the protein MRRLLPLLLAGLLMQGCSGQEDASAGHGETLLVAHRIHTSDPSRPQASAMVWDAEGRIVAVGSAEDLWTAWPDAELMDLGDAVVVPGLIDSHGHLFNYGFSLMSADLAGARSKEEVVQRLQAFAADLPEGAWLQGRGWDQNLWPEREFPSAADLDAAFPDRPVWLVRVDGHAGWGNSEALRLAQEADGAPSLSGDWQPEGGRIERADGEPTGVFVGGAARALVERAIPERDDALREEALSRALTAAVSVGLTGVHDMGVSRADLALMRKFADEGRLPLRIAAYAAGDGDAFADLCESGPYTHEGGRLWMHGIKLFADGALGSRGAALKEEYSDDPGNHGLLAREPEAYEAILRRAHDCGLQVTTHAIGDRGNRMVLDAYANVLGDGASGSDHRWRIEHAQIVSPEDIPRFFALDVIASMQPTHATSDMGWAGDRVGEERLAGAYAWRSMQDAGVRLALGSDFPVESADPRLGLYAAVTRQDRDGQPPGGWLPEQRLTAAEALEGFTAGSAYATRSEDQVGRLAPGLRADFVVLAEDPLQVPAAQLDELTVLSTWVDGRAVYSAD from the coding sequence ATGCGTCGACTGCTTCCGCTGCTGCTGGCGGGCCTGCTCATGCAGGGCTGCTCCGGGCAGGAGGATGCGTCCGCCGGCCACGGCGAGACGCTCCTGGTGGCCCATCGGATCCACACGTCCGATCCCTCCCGTCCGCAGGCCAGCGCCATGGTGTGGGATGCGGAGGGCCGCATCGTCGCCGTGGGCAGCGCCGAAGACCTGTGGACCGCCTGGCCCGATGCCGAGCTGATGGACCTGGGCGACGCGGTGGTGGTGCCGGGGCTGATCGACTCCCACGGCCACCTGTTCAATTACGGCTTCTCGCTGATGTCGGCCGACCTGGCCGGCGCCCGCAGCAAGGAGGAGGTCGTGCAGCGCCTGCAGGCCTTTGCAGCGGACCTTCCGGAAGGCGCCTGGCTGCAGGGACGCGGCTGGGACCAGAACCTGTGGCCGGAGCGGGAATTCCCCAGCGCGGCCGACCTGGATGCGGCGTTCCCCGACCGGCCGGTATGGCTGGTGCGGGTGGACGGGCACGCCGGCTGGGGCAACTCGGAAGCATTGCGCCTTGCCCAGGAGGCGGACGGCGCTCCGTCGCTGTCCGGCGACTGGCAGCCCGAGGGTGGCCGCATCGAGCGCGCGGACGGCGAGCCGACCGGCGTGTTCGTCGGCGGCGCGGCGCGCGCGCTGGTGGAACGCGCGATCCCGGAGCGCGATGACGCCCTGCGCGAGGAGGCGCTCTCGCGCGCGCTGACCGCGGCGGTGTCGGTCGGGCTGACCGGCGTACACGACATGGGTGTTTCGCGCGCGGACCTGGCACTGATGCGCAAATTCGCCGACGAGGGACGGCTGCCGCTGCGCATTGCCGCCTACGCGGCGGGTGATGGCGACGCCTTTGCCGACCTGTGCGAGAGCGGCCCGTACACGCACGAGGGCGGGCGGCTGTGGATGCATGGCATCAAGCTGTTCGCCGACGGCGCCCTGGGCAGCCGCGGCGCCGCGCTGAAGGAGGAGTACAGCGACGATCCGGGCAACCATGGCCTGCTTGCGCGCGAGCCGGAGGCCTATGAAGCCATCCTGCGACGGGCGCACGATTGCGGCCTCCAGGTCACCACCCACGCGATCGGTGACCGCGGCAACCGGATGGTGCTGGATGCCTATGCCAATGTGCTTGGCGACGGCGCCAGCGGATCGGACCACCGCTGGCGGATTGAACACGCGCAGATCGTCTCCCCCGAGGACATCCCGCGCTTCTTCGCCCTTGACGTGATCGCCTCGATGCAGCCCACCCATGCCACATCGGACATGGGCTGGGCCGGCGACCGCGTGGGCGAGGAACGCCTTGCCGGCGCCTATGCCTGGCGCAGCATGCAGGATGCGGGCGTGCGCCTGGCGCTGGGTTCGGACTTCCCGGTCGAATCCGCCGATCCGCGCCTGGGCCTGTACGCGGCGGTGACCCGGCAGGACCGCGATGGACAGCCGCCGGGCGGCTGGCTGCCGGAGCAGCGGCTGACCGCGGCCGAGGCCCTGGAGGGATTCACCGCCGGCTCCGCCTATGCCACCCGCAGCGAAGACCAGGTGGGCCGGCTGGCCCCCGGCCTGCGCGCGGACTTCGTGGTGCTGGCCGAGGACCCGCTGCAGGTCCCCGCGGCGCAGCTGGATGAGCTGACGGTGCTGTCCACGTGGGTGGATGGCCGGGCGGTGTACAGCGCGGATTGA
- the murD gene encoding UDP-N-acetylmuramoyl-L-alanine--D-glutamate ligase — MGDSIPAIDRLAGKRVALWGWGREGQAAFSALRELQDGPASLTLFCTAEEAEQARATGGGGLVVETGVSAERLADFDVVVKSPGISAYRPELLAARARGTRFVGGTALWFAARPEARTICVTGTKGKSTTSALLAHLLRAGGVRTALAGNIGMPLLELLHGQAEAWVFELSSFQTRDVADSGRRPDVAVVTLVHPEHLDWHGGEHRYVEDKLSLLTGAHPRVAVLNGQDPRLAELELPDSRIAWFNREDGWHLRDAWIFRGDDRVLDASGLPLPGRHNRLNLCAALAAIEAFGVDAAPLAAHAAGFVPLPHRLQRLGERDGITWVNDSISTTPLAAGAALEVYRDARTVILLGGHERGVDWSVFAGAMRRHPPHGAVTMGASGPRIHALLEPVAADTGMQLVAAPDLPGAVNAARALLGDGGGVILMSPGAPSFGPYRDFTRRGRHFAELAGFDPDAITAIPGLGIS, encoded by the coding sequence GTGGGCGATTCGATCCCGGCCATTGACCGGCTGGCCGGCAAGCGCGTGGCCCTCTGGGGCTGGGGACGCGAGGGCCAGGCGGCGTTCTCGGCGCTGCGCGAGCTGCAGGACGGTCCGGCGTCGCTGACGCTGTTCTGCACTGCGGAAGAAGCGGAGCAGGCGCGTGCGACGGGCGGCGGCGGGCTGGTGGTCGAAACCGGGGTGTCCGCCGAGCGGTTGGCCGATTTCGACGTGGTGGTGAAGTCACCCGGGATCAGCGCCTACCGGCCGGAGCTGCTCGCGGCGCGCGCGCGCGGCACCCGTTTCGTTGGCGGCACGGCGCTGTGGTTTGCCGCCCGCCCGGAGGCCCGCACCATCTGCGTCACCGGTACCAAGGGCAAGAGCACCACCAGCGCGCTGCTGGCGCACCTGCTGCGCGCCGGCGGGGTGCGCACCGCGCTGGCCGGCAACATCGGCATGCCCCTGCTCGAGCTCCTGCACGGCCAGGCGGAAGCCTGGGTATTCGAGCTGTCCAGCTTCCAGACCCGCGACGTGGCCGACTCCGGCCGGCGGCCGGACGTGGCGGTGGTGACGCTGGTGCATCCGGAACACCTGGACTGGCATGGCGGCGAACACCGCTATGTGGAAGACAAGCTGTCGCTGCTCACCGGAGCGCATCCGCGCGTGGCGGTCCTCAATGGCCAGGATCCGCGGCTGGCGGAACTGGAGCTGCCCGACAGCCGCATCGCCTGGTTCAACCGCGAGGATGGCTGGCACCTGCGTGATGCCTGGATTTTCCGCGGCGACGACCGGGTGCTCGACGCCTCCGGCCTGCCGCTGCCGGGGAGGCACAACCGGCTCAACCTGTGCGCGGCACTGGCAGCCATCGAGGCCTTCGGGGTCGATGCGGCGCCGCTGGCCGCGCACGCGGCCGGCTTCGTGCCGTTGCCGCATCGGCTGCAGCGCCTGGGCGAGCGCGACGGCATCACCTGGGTCAACGATTCAATCAGCACCACGCCGCTGGCCGCGGGCGCGGCGCTGGAGGTCTACCGCGACGCGCGCACGGTGATCCTGCTGGGCGGGCACGAGCGCGGCGTGGACTGGAGCGTGTTTGCAGGGGCGATGCGCAGGCATCCTCCGCATGGGGCGGTGACGATGGGGGCGAGCGGGCCGCGCATCCACGCGCTGCTGGAGCCGGTGGCAGCGGACACCGGGATGCAGCTGGTGGCTGCACCGGATCTTCCGGGGGCCGTCAACGCAGCGCGCGCGCTGCTCGGGGACGGCGGGGGGGTGATCCTGATGTCACCGGGCGCCCCCAGCTTCGGCCCGTACCGCGACTTCACCCGCCGCGGCCGCCATTTCGCCGAACTCGCCGGCTTCGACCCCGACGCCATCACCGCGATCCCCGGCCTCGGGATTTCCTGA